One Hydrogenophaga crassostreae genomic region harbors:
- a CDS encoding PFL_4695 family integrating conjugative element protein yields the protein MIAIRLATLLLTALPAFVGAADLEVIHDGAGAVPAGIYYGHLVSGVDQAGVLPGTKFPLTTRLKPGVLSVDARGEGLFDAHWMAHPIFVLGTDPGSFQWLQQHRQTLGALGASGLVIEAGSETLFKDLQAFAGGLSVAPVRGPWLEQRLLSAGISTYPLVVMPDGRITKAPM from the coding sequence ATGATCGCCATCCGTCTCGCCACCCTTTTGCTGACCGCATTGCCCGCTTTTGTGGGTGCAGCCGATCTGGAGGTGATCCACGACGGTGCTGGTGCCGTTCCAGCGGGTATCTATTACGGGCACCTGGTGTCTGGAGTGGACCAAGCCGGGGTCTTGCCAGGCACAAAGTTCCCGCTCACCACTCGGCTCAAGCCCGGGGTCTTGTCTGTTGATGCAAGAGGCGAAGGCTTGTTTGACGCCCACTGGATGGCCCATCCAATCTTTGTACTGGGCACCGATCCAGGAAGCTTTCAATGGCTGCAACAGCATCGACAGACTTTAGGGGCGTTGGGGGCATCCGGTTTGGTGATCGAGGCCGGTTCTGAGACGCTCTTCAAGGACTTGCAGGCCTTCGCTGGCGGTTTGTCAGTCGCGCCAGTGCGCGGCCCATGGCTGGAGCAGCGCCTGCTCTCGGCGGGCATTTCGACCTACCCGCTGGTCGTGATGCCCGATGGGCGCATCACGAAGGCCCCAATGTGA
- the pilL2 gene encoding PFGI-1 class ICE element type IV pilus protein PilL2, whose amino-acid sequence MKQGFFLGLIAMVMMGQTAWAQTRLADGGEQLQVGRYTTQSAQPPAELSDPLSVYAQLNFPRQAVATVGQALDYTLMRTGYRLVDIEALGDRARRFLSLPLPESQRRVGPYSVKNILEILLGSAWTLKTDPISRQVWFELDAVEPSSPLALPATVTPQAADDADQPAIGANTEHASKLSLFEN is encoded by the coding sequence ATGAAACAAGGCTTCTTTCTTGGTCTGATTGCCATGGTGATGATGGGTCAGACAGCGTGGGCTCAAACACGGTTGGCGGATGGCGGAGAGCAATTGCAAGTTGGTCGCTACACGACCCAATCTGCACAACCACCAGCAGAACTGTCGGACCCTCTGTCTGTCTACGCGCAGCTCAATTTCCCACGCCAGGCCGTGGCCACCGTGGGCCAGGCCTTGGACTACACCCTCATGCGTACAGGGTATCGCCTTGTGGACATCGAGGCGCTGGGAGACCGAGCACGGCGCTTTCTGAGCTTGCCTTTGCCAGAGTCTCAACGCCGCGTTGGGCCCTACTCAGTCAAAAACATTCTTGAAATCTTGCTGGGTTCTGCCTGGACCTTGAAAACCGACCCGATCAGTCGGCAAGTTTGGTTTGAGCTGGACGCGGTCGAGCCGTCCAGCCCATTGGCCTTGCCCGCCACCGTGACACCCCAAGCGGCAGATGACGCTGACCAGCCTGCCATCGGTGCAAACACTGAGCACGCCAGCAAGCTGTCGCTCTTTGAAAACTGA
- a CDS encoding lytic transglycosylase domain-containing protein: protein MMSCLESSSRSHTPRRWCAACALALVAVGAQAQAEGSAWLDARQDSKIIYPTSAATARHPSAPSVTTHSVVQGETKTIWPKALSDSEREKVTRRLLPLAFVPMSVQPEVASVGTAAGRVTPLMLKTLMQAADRFGVDAYLIKAVIHAESAFNPRARSPKNAIGLMQVLPGTARDLGLSAQPSASVEQLLTDPRVSIVVGTKYLAEQLERFGGNVELAVAAYNAGPGAVINAGNKIPPYAETRAYVKRVLGLARGYRQRQSLQGVQA, encoded by the coding sequence ATGATGAGTTGTCTTGAGTCCTCCAGCCGCAGCCACACGCCACGCCGATGGTGTGCGGCCTGTGCCTTGGCGCTGGTGGCTGTGGGTGCGCAGGCGCAGGCCGAGGGCTCCGCTTGGCTGGATGCCAGGCAAGACAGCAAGATCATCTATCCGACCAGTGCCGCCACGGCGCGGCACCCGTCTGCACCATCTGTGACAACCCACAGTGTTGTGCAAGGCGAGACCAAGACCATCTGGCCCAAGGCCTTGAGCGATTCCGAGCGTGAGAAGGTAACGCGCCGTTTGCTGCCACTGGCGTTTGTTCCAATGTCAGTGCAACCTGAGGTGGCAAGCGTAGGAACGGCGGCCGGCCGTGTCACGCCTTTGATGCTCAAGACGTTGATGCAGGCGGCTGATCGCTTTGGTGTGGATGCCTACCTGATCAAAGCCGTGATCCATGCCGAGTCGGCTTTCAATCCGCGTGCGCGCAGTCCCAAGAACGCCATTGGCTTGATGCAGGTTTTGCCGGGCACCGCGCGTGATCTGGGCTTGTCAGCCCAGCCCAGCGCTTCTGTGGAACAACTGCTGACCGATCCGCGCGTGAGCATCGTGGTGGGCACCAAATACCTTGCCGAACAGCTTGAGCGGTTTGGCGGCAACGTCGAGCTGGCCGTCGCTGCATACAACGCCGGGCCTGGAGCCGTGATCAATGCGGGCAACAAGATCCCACCCTACGCTGAGACGCGGGCCTACGTCAAACGGGTTTTGGGTCTTGCACGCGGCTACCGCCAGCGGCAGTCACTGCAAGGGGTTCAAGCATGA
- the traD gene encoding type IV conjugative transfer system coupling protein TraD, with protein sequence MKNDNALEALLRPPVELWSTAMAWAVALVAIVAPWSLMMPHLLGWVIAIVAGYFGWVRCQQAIEILRYQHGMKYYKVTKVAPHKIPVEAGQYYLGDGFEWTQQHTQRKRDATRTDAQPFVRAQPREVALRKIGARLRAWSEDGQSGTPGKMHELAAAIANHDSWINPFQAHADLGGSPILHGVGALDERPITMRQASRNGHMIVLGTTRVGKTRMLEMLATQDIHAGHVTIVIDPKGDSELMLRLYAEAQRAGRGDQFYLFHLGYPDISARYNGIGNFSRITEVAGRATNALPSSGNSAAFKEFSWRFTNIVAQAQVALGRVPTYETLLADVTGIDPLFMDYALMVFRAKAAEGQFTDYQDRLGHLEGLIEKKRAPVPRSLSDRPVELVAMFLLIKEARIVDKVLTGLAAAFSYERSFYEKIIASLGPFLEKLTSGAAGKLISPDYFDPEDKRPIFDWMTVIRQGGIVYAGLDALSDSVVSSAVGNSMLADLVSVGGKLYKTGLDPHHAEGKIVLPTVCAHFDEVNEICGPEFVPMVNKLGGSGFRITAYTQSMFDIEAKVGDKAKAGQILDNFNHVVMLRVRSVATANLLAEQVPQVDVVHLTPMSGVSDTAAEGTGVDFTSRNNDIVTTTKVAMIEAADVLELPQGQAFALLEGNRRFKLRIPMADTTDDPFIPESLKKVAADMKARYRTSEKWASETDWLGNQPLGALAGSAIDTTLADTEAGDEEPGPRTAYAATSQTVETSTAFTDMAGGLG encoded by the coding sequence ATGAAGAACGACAACGCCCTCGAAGCGCTGTTGCGCCCACCTGTTGAGCTGTGGAGCACAGCCATGGCATGGGCCGTGGCATTGGTGGCCATCGTTGCGCCGTGGTCTTTGATGATGCCGCACTTGCTGGGCTGGGTGATTGCCATCGTGGCCGGGTACTTTGGTTGGGTCCGATGCCAGCAAGCCATCGAGATCCTGCGCTACCAGCACGGGATGAAGTACTACAAGGTCACGAAAGTGGCCCCCCACAAGATCCCCGTTGAAGCCGGCCAGTATTACCTGGGCGACGGCTTTGAGTGGACTCAGCAACACACCCAGCGCAAGCGCGATGCGACACGCACCGATGCGCAGCCATTCGTGCGTGCGCAGCCGCGCGAGGTGGCGCTGCGCAAAATAGGGGCACGCTTGCGCGCCTGGTCTGAAGACGGGCAATCAGGCACGCCGGGCAAGATGCATGAATTGGCAGCAGCCATCGCCAACCACGACAGTTGGATCAACCCATTCCAGGCTCACGCCGATCTCGGTGGATCTCCCATCCTGCATGGTGTGGGTGCGTTGGATGAACGGCCCATCACCATGCGCCAAGCCTCACGCAACGGCCACATGATCGTGCTGGGCACCACGCGGGTGGGCAAGACGCGCATGCTGGAGATGCTGGCCACACAGGACATACACGCTGGGCACGTAACCATCGTGATCGACCCGAAGGGCGACTCCGAACTCATGCTGCGCCTGTACGCAGAGGCTCAGCGCGCAGGACGTGGTGACCAGTTTTATCTGTTCCATCTGGGCTACCCAGATATCTCCGCCCGGTACAACGGTATTGGCAACTTCAGCCGCATCACGGAGGTGGCTGGCCGGGCCACGAATGCCCTGCCCTCATCGGGCAACAGCGCGGCCTTTAAGGAGTTCTCCTGGCGCTTCACGAACATCGTGGCGCAGGCACAAGTTGCCCTCGGTCGGGTGCCGACCTACGAAACCTTGTTGGCCGATGTCACAGGTATCGATCCGCTGTTCATGGACTACGCCTTGATGGTGTTTCGCGCCAAAGCGGCAGAAGGTCAATTCACCGACTACCAAGACCGCTTGGGGCATCTGGAAGGCCTGATCGAGAAGAAAAGGGCCCCCGTGCCGCGCAGCCTGTCCGACCGCCCAGTCGAGCTGGTCGCCATGTTCTTGCTGATCAAGGAGGCCCGAATTGTTGACAAGGTCTTGACGGGCCTGGCGGCGGCCTTTTCGTATGAACGCAGTTTTTACGAGAAGATCATCGCCAGTCTTGGCCCATTCCTGGAGAAACTGACCTCCGGTGCAGCCGGCAAGCTGATTTCACCGGACTACTTCGATCCCGAAGACAAGCGTCCCATCTTCGACTGGATGACGGTGATTCGGCAAGGTGGCATCGTCTATGCCGGTCTGGATGCGCTGTCTGATTCGGTGGTGTCTTCGGCGGTGGGCAACAGCATGCTGGCCGACTTGGTCTCTGTGGGCGGCAAGCTCTACAAGACGGGCCTTGACCCACACCACGCCGAAGGCAAGATTGTTTTGCCTACGGTATGCGCGCACTTCGATGAAGTGAACGAGATTTGCGGACCTGAGTTCGTGCCCATGGTCAACAAATTGGGCGGGTCGGGTTTTCGCATCACCGCCTATACCCAGTCGATGTTCGACATCGAGGCCAAGGTGGGCGACAAGGCCAAGGCAGGACAGATCCTGGACAACTTCAACCATGTGGTGATGTTGCGGGTGCGTTCGGTCGCCACGGCCAATCTCTTGGCCGAACAGGTGCCACAGGTGGACGTGGTGCATCTGACGCCCATGAGCGGTGTGAGCGACACCGCTGCCGAAGGAACCGGTGTGGACTTCACCAGCCGCAACAACGACATCGTGACCACCACCAAGGTGGCCATGATCGAGGCGGCTGACGTACTGGAGTTGCCACAAGGTCAGGCTTTCGCCTTGCTGGAAGGCAACCGCCGTTTCAAGCTGCGCATCCCCATGGCTGACACCACCGATGACCCGTTCATTCCGGAGTCGCTCAAGAAGGTGGCCGCTGACATGAAGGCGCGTTACCGCACCTCAGAAAAATGGGCCAGTGAAACCGATTGGCTGGGCAATCAGCCGCTGGGCGCCCTTGCTGGCAGCGCGATAGACACGACCTTGGCTGATACGGAGGCAGGAGACGAAGAGCCAGGGCCACGCACCGCTTACGCAGCCACAAGCCAGACCGTCGAAACCAGCACGGCCTTCACCGACATGGCTGGAGGTCTCGGATGA
- the mobH gene encoding MobH family relaxase — protein MIRGSSEGWLRILRAEELFTLVQSGKAMEAMWRQSRLSAQVWQRDLRPALLRYAEYVQLLPASESHHHAHVGGLLAHTLETTLAAMTWRNGHFFPEGAAVEEMDAQRDEWTYVVFFAALLHDIGKIMTDLRISWSCMGIDAPLRWVPMSGPLTEMAQKRSGGEYLVEFTPKSARDYQAHSKLSMVLLQQIAPPSALSFLARRPQAFEALSNYLSGADKTSLLATLVRKADQTSTQHALAGGSRARFSTSTSVPLIDLLMQSIKDMLRNGTALPLNRSGAAGWVYDGAIWFVAKRLADGVRQHIKQYHPEEAIPGENKNDRLFDTWQEYGCIQLNPDTGQAVWYVQVHGGGADEDCGSTAEEGGATYSHSLTVLRFPLDRLFADPAQYPSSMVGHIEVQQRRRSAGINVEDNDDVGHHAKATSQPEPVPTEKGAQEPAPKQPTEPTLDPVKTGATSAPFAAGPRKGNMNRDESALRAPKFTSPKAATVLISTGGGKAPTQTIKKPAGKPAAPPQQAKPVASDVEPLQMGGVDGFSAQERWLDFEDDAAIFKQVPTPPSQPAPRPATTSKSVPAAPPVAPIATSQAKAAAKLDLGGPASKSPSLPPMPAPIDKRPLLVRSGLPSMTARSDAVPVSRIKHTPVVISMFLPDLPHESADKQVEPTAVAMAFIAWLQQGLGSRSLKYNEAGAMIHFTAEGMALVSPLVFKAYVADQDTGNDSDGNAQAMQVQREVIKAGWHLMGPGKSNILKYEVIGRGNVPVGKLSAVVLTNPDRWVLPVPPNNPVIRLS, from the coding sequence GTGATCAGAGGATCGTCAGAAGGGTGGCTGCGCATCCTGCGCGCAGAAGAGTTGTTCACGCTTGTCCAAAGCGGCAAAGCAATGGAGGCGATGTGGCGGCAGTCGCGTTTGTCGGCGCAAGTCTGGCAACGCGACCTTCGGCCTGCACTGCTGCGGTACGCAGAATATGTTCAGCTCCTGCCGGCCTCCGAGAGTCACCACCACGCACATGTGGGTGGGCTATTGGCACACACACTGGAGACGACACTGGCTGCCATGACTTGGCGCAATGGCCACTTCTTTCCAGAGGGTGCCGCAGTGGAGGAAATGGACGCCCAGCGAGATGAATGGACTTATGTGGTTTTCTTCGCCGCTCTGTTGCACGACATTGGCAAGATCATGACCGACTTGCGCATCAGCTGGTCATGCATGGGCATAGACGCGCCGTTACGCTGGGTGCCCATGTCTGGACCATTGACCGAAATGGCACAGAAGCGCTCAGGGGGTGAATACCTGGTGGAGTTCACGCCCAAGTCTGCGCGTGACTACCAGGCCCATTCCAAACTCTCCATGGTGCTGTTGCAGCAAATTGCCCCGCCTTCTGCGCTCAGTTTTCTGGCCCGCCGACCGCAGGCGTTTGAAGCCCTTTCAAACTACCTTTCTGGCGCAGACAAAACCAGCCTGCTGGCGACGCTCGTTCGCAAAGCCGATCAAACATCAACCCAACATGCCCTTGCCGGTGGGAGCCGGGCGCGTTTCTCTACATCGACCAGCGTACCGCTCATTGATCTGTTGATGCAGTCGATCAAAGACATGCTCAGGAACGGAACCGCGTTGCCGTTGAACCGCAGCGGAGCTGCTGGATGGGTGTATGACGGTGCCATTTGGTTTGTGGCCAAGCGGCTTGCCGATGGCGTTCGGCAACACATCAAGCAATACCATCCTGAGGAGGCCATCCCAGGAGAGAACAAAAACGACAGGCTCTTCGACACCTGGCAGGAATACGGCTGCATCCAACTGAACCCAGACACAGGGCAAGCTGTTTGGTACGTGCAAGTCCATGGCGGTGGCGCAGATGAAGACTGCGGCAGCACGGCAGAGGAGGGTGGCGCAACCTATTCACATTCACTCACCGTATTGCGTTTCCCCTTGGACAGGCTCTTTGCTGACCCAGCCCAATACCCATCATCAATGGTCGGACACATTGAAGTGCAGCAGCGACGTCGTTCGGCGGGCATCAACGTCGAAGACAACGACGATGTGGGTCACCATGCGAAGGCGACAAGCCAGCCAGAACCTGTCCCAACAGAGAAGGGTGCGCAAGAACCCGCTCCGAAGCAGCCCACTGAGCCAACGCTCGATCCAGTGAAGACTGGCGCAACCTCCGCGCCTTTTGCTGCAGGTCCACGCAAAGGGAATATGAACAGGGATGAGTCAGCGCTTCGCGCACCAAAATTCACCAGTCCCAAAGCTGCGACAGTGCTTATATCAACAGGCGGGGGGAAGGCTCCCACACAGACCATCAAAAAGCCAGCAGGAAAGCCTGCTGCGCCACCCCAACAAGCCAAGCCTGTTGCATCCGATGTTGAGCCACTGCAGATGGGTGGCGTTGATGGCTTTAGCGCGCAAGAAAGATGGCTGGACTTTGAGGATGATGCGGCAATCTTCAAGCAAGTGCCAACCCCTCCATCTCAACCTGCACCACGTCCTGCGACAACGTCCAAAAGCGTGCCTGCAGCTCCACCAGTTGCGCCAATCGCGACCAGCCAGGCCAAAGCTGCGGCAAAGCTTGATTTGGGCGGCCCGGCAAGCAAGTCTCCGTCACTGCCACCTATGCCGGCACCGATTGACAAGCGCCCTTTGCTGGTGCGCTCTGGGCTTCCTTCCATGACTGCTCGAAGCGACGCCGTGCCGGTGTCTCGCATAAAGCACACCCCGGTTGTGATTTCAATGTTCTTGCCCGATCTACCGCACGAGTCTGCCGACAAGCAAGTGGAGCCCACCGCTGTCGCAATGGCATTCATCGCTTGGCTGCAACAAGGATTGGGGAGTCGCTCCCTCAAATACAACGAAGCTGGCGCAATGATCCATTTCACCGCCGAGGGCATGGCGCTGGTGTCGCCACTGGTGTTCAAGGCCTATGTGGCTGATCAAGACACGGGCAACGACTCTGACGGAAACGCCCAGGCCATGCAAGTTCAGCGGGAAGTGATTAAAGCCGGGTGGCACCTCATGGGGCCGGGCAAATCCAACATCCTCAAGTATGAGGTGATTGGGCGCGGCAATGTGCCCGTGGGCAAGCTGAGCGCTGTAGTTTTGACCAACCCGGACCGATGGGTGCTCCCGGTGCCGCCGAACAACCCTGTGATCCGACTTTCATGA